In Podospora pseudoanserina strain CBS 124.78 chromosome 5, whole genome shotgun sequence, a single window of DNA contains:
- a CDS encoding hypothetical protein (COG:S; EggNog:ENOG503PC1B), which yields MLTGRGCYDDPGDEGFIAPSSPDGSYDDKGYDKHAEEDDYFSTSRNGKVGKRCNVIHDACWPLLEEALSPGPVPLDRVFQILESFREGRGATRSSGLIHGGLTMMSISPGK from the coding sequence ATGCTGACAGGACGCGGCTGCTATGATGATCCCGGTGATGAGGGCTTCATTGCTCCCTCTAGCCCCGACGGTTCCTACGACGATAAGGGGTATGACAAACACGCAGAAGAGGACGACTACTTCTCAACATCCAGAAACGGTAAGGTCGGCAAGCGCTGCAATGTCATCCACGATGCTTGTTGGCCACTACTGGAGGAAGCCTTGTCCCCAGGCCCGGTTCCGCTCGACAGAGTGTTTCAAATCCTAGAGTCTTTTCgcgaggggaggggagccaCCAGGTCGAGTGGGCTGATACATGGAGgtttgacgatgatgagtaTTTCCCCTGGGAAATGA
- a CDS encoding hypothetical protein (EggNog:ENOG503PNUP) produces the protein MDVGGMVPYQRSEQCSSLGRRWKTEYQVRIFTSVKLKRSFKPIIAIKNKWRAAEAKIIEIVRDIRGLADPALFIELYDDIVFPAQHQAVSSMWLNLLALFFSSSDRFALERLRNSGELNLRVRVLFDGNRGLGTVLLNAKPLDPTEGQSLKESVWSNWRSQLEDHVSRAWGWLHVVDEQLHDAANIARFGAVTIGRKVQFFECIPGGRPAIRAFGHGEDELLEFKADEAKIIEIC, from the exons ATGGACGTGGGCGGTATGGTGCCGTACCAGCGCTCTGAGCAGTGCTCGTCACTCGGCCGGAGATGGAAGA CCGAGTACCAAGTGCGCATCTTCACCAGCGTTAAGCTCAAACGGAGTTTCAAACCCATCATTGCTATCAAGAATAAGTGGAGGGCTGCTGAAGCTAAGATCATTGAGATCGTCAGGGATATTCGGGGACTCGCAGACCCAGC TCTGTTCATCGAGCTCTACGACGACATCGTCTTCCCAGCCCAGCACCAAGCAGTCAGCTCCATGTGGCTCAACCTTCTGGCCTTGTTTTTCTCGAGTTCTGATAGGTTTGCATTGGAGCGCTTGAGGAACTCTGGGGAGCTAAACTTACGAGTGCGCGTCCTCTTTGATGGCAACCGTGGTCTCGGGACCGTCCTGTTGAATGCGAAGCCGCTGGATCCAACTGAGGGGCAATCATTGAAAGAGTCTGTTTGGTCGAACTGGAGATCTCAGCTGGAGGATCACGTCTCTCGTGCGTGGGGGTGGTTGCATGTGGTGGATGAGCAACTGCATGATGCCGCCAACATTGCGCGCTTTGGGGCCGTCACAATTGGCAGAAAGGTGCAGTTCTTCGAGTGCATTCCCGGGGGAAGGCCTGCTATTCGGGCATTTGGACACGGCGAGGACGAATTGCTGGAGTTCAAGGCTGACGAGGCCAAGATCATCGAGATTTGTTGA